In Pseudomonas flavescens, the sequence CGGCCATGGCCAGCGGGTTGCCGGACAGCGTGCCGGCCTGGTAGACCGGGCCGAGGGGAGCGATGCGTTCCATGATCGCGCGCTTGCCGCCGAAGCAGCCCACCGGCATGCCGCCGCCGATGATCTTGCCGAAGGTCGACAGGTCCGGCGTCACGCCGTAATGCGCCTGGGCACCGCCGAGGGACACCCGGAAGCCGGTCATCACTTCGTCGAAGATCAGTACCACGCCGTGCTTGTCGCACAGGCTGCGCAGGCCCTCGAGGAAGCCGGGTGCTGGCGGTACGCAGTTCATGTTGCCGGCGACCGGCTCGACGATGATGCAGGCGACCTCGCTACCGACCTTGCCGAGCATGTCGGCGACCGCATCGATGTCGTTGAACGGCAGGGTCAGGGTGTGCTTGGCGAAGGCCGCTGGCACGCCCGCGGAGTTCGGCACGCCCTGGGTCAGTGCACCGGAGCCGGCTTTGACCAGCAAGCTGTCGGAGTGGCCGTGGTAGCAGCCTTCGAACTTGATGATGCTGTCGCGGCCGGTGTAGCCACGCGCCAGACGGATGGCGCTCATGGTCGCCTCGGTGCCGGAGCTGACCATGCGCACCATTTCCATGGACGGCACCAGTGCGCAGACCAGGTCGGCCATTTCGGTTTCCATGGCGGTCGGCGCGCCATAGGACAGGCCATGGTCGAGCTGGCGGCGTACTGCGTCGATCACTTCAGGGTGGCTGTGGCCAAGGATCATCGGCCCCCAGGAGCCGACGTAATCGACATAGCGCTTGTCATCCTCGTCCGTCACGTAGGCGCCTTCCGCGTGCTTGAAGAACAGTGGCGTGCCGCCAACGCTCCTGAAGGCGCGAACCGGCGAGTTGACGCCGCCGGGGATGTGTTTCTGGGCGTTGGCGAAGAGGATTTCGGAGCGGGACATGATGGAGCCTCTTGAAAATGAATTAGGCCGGTTGGAACAGGGCGCTGAAGGCGCGCGCGCGGCGTTCGACCTCTGCAGCCGAATCGGCGGCGAACAGGGCGTGGATCACCGCGAGCATGCTGGCACCCCTTTCTATCAAGGGAGCGGCGTTGTGCAGGTCGATGCCACCGATGGCGACGATCGGCAGTTGCACGCGCGCCTTGGCACTGGCCAGCAGCTCGGCAGTGGCTGCCGGTGCGCCAGGTTTGGTGTGGGAGTTGAAGAATCGCCCGAAGGCCACATAGCTGGCGCCTTCGCGGGCCGCCTGCTCGGCCAGCTCCAGGCGGGCGTGGCAGGTGCCGCCGATGATCGCTTGGCGTCCCAGCAGGGCGCGGGCCACGGCCAGCGAGCCATCCTCCTGGCCCAGGTGCAGGCCGACGCCCAGGCGGGCGGCCAGCTCGGCATCGTCGTTGATGATCAACGCAGCGCCGTAGCGTTCGCAGAGGCTGCGCAGGGCCTCGGCCTCGCGCAGGCGGCGTGCTTCATCGCCGGACTTGTCACGGTACTGCAGCACGCGCGCGCCGCCAGCCAGGGCAGCCTCGACATAGGGCAGCAGCTTGCCACCGGCGAGCAACTGGCTATCGGTGATGGCGTACAGGCCGCGCAACCTGATGGGCGCGGCCATCAGCAGAAGTCCAGTGGCAGGCGGCGTGGTACGTACTGACCGCGGCCCGGTCGCTCGGCGTCGCGCAGGGTGCGCCAGGTGTAATCCAGGGCAGTTTCGACCGCACTGATCAAATCCTGTCCAAGGGCTATGCGTCCGGCGAGGGTGCTGGCCAGGGTGCAGCCGGAGCCGTGGTAGCTGCCGGGCAAGCGCGGGCAGGTGAAGGTGTGCTGGCTGCCATCGCGCAGGTACAGCCGGTTATGCACCACATCGCTTTCGTCGCCATGGCCACCGGTGATCAGCAGGTGGCGGATGTGCGGCAGCAGCCGGTTGGCGCATTCATCGGCCGTGCCGTCTGGCAGGTCGGCGAGGATGCGTGCTTCCGGCAGGTTGGGCGTGGCGATGGTGGATACCGCGAACAGACGCTCGCGCATGGCGAAACCAACTTCGTCCTTGCCCAGGGCACCGCCACCGCCGGCACGCAGTACCGGGTCGCAGACCAGCGGCACGCCTGGCAGTTTGTCCATGATCATCAGCACGGTTTCGACCATTTCCACCGAGCCGAGCATACCCAGCTTGACTGCGGCTACCGGCATGTCGGCGATCACCGCATTGGCCTGGGCCAGCACCCAGTCGCGGTCGAGCACGCGGAAGTCGCTGACATCGACCGTGTCCTGCACGGTCAGGGCGGTAACCGCTGGGGCGGCATGGCAGCTCTGTGCCAGCAGCGCTTCGATGTCCGCCTGCAGGCCGGCGCCTCCGCTCGGGTCGTGGCCGGACAGGCACAGCACTACCGGGCGCGAGGGGGCAAGGCGAGCACTGCTGCGTTCATAATCTGGGAGGCCGAAGTCGATCATCTGTGTCGCGGGTTCCGGTTTACCAGGTCATTGAAAAACGTGGGCGAGGCAGCCGATGCGGGGCTGATGGCAGCCCCAAAACAGGTGAGAAAAGCGGAGTTCACCGCTGTATACGAGCATTTTCAGCCTGTTTTCACGAAGCAACTGCTACCTGGGTGGTGTTTTCAACAGCCTGTTTGGGTAGGGCGGCAGGCGCCCTACCTGGTTTATCGGGCTCGCACCAGCGGGTGGCCGGCGGCATTTTCGTGGGGCGCGAGCTTAACATTTTATGCGCCGCGGTGAGGCTGGATAGTCTCGCGAAGGGACTGGCGCATCCCCACCATCAAGCGTAACGGTTCGCATTTGTGCGTAGCCCCGTGCATCATGCAACGCCCAGCCCTCGCTGTCGCCGACCCATGAACCTGCGCTTCTATCTGATTGCCATGACCGCCCTGGCGGTGGTCACCGACAACCTGATCATTCCCTTCTATCCGCAGTATTTCGCCGAGCGTTTCGACAATCCCCCGCCGGAGCATGTTGGTCTTTATCTGGCGGCGATCAGCCTGACGGTGATGGCCGTGTTTCCGCTGTGGGCGCGTCTGGCCAGGCGCGTGCATCCGGTGCGCATTCTGATCGGCGCGCAGTTCATGGCCGGCACGCTGACCGCGGCCCTGACCTTCATCGATTCGCTGCCGCTGTTCTGGGTGGTGTCGTTGCTGATGATCGTGTTCAAGGGCAGCTACCTGCTGATGTACCCCTACGTGATGAGTCTGCAGCAGCACGACAGCCACACCCAGACCATCGGTACGTTGTCGGTGGTGGTGCACTTCGGCGCGATTCTCGGCGCAGCCGCTGGCGGGCTGGTGCTGCAAGTGCTGGCTATCGGCGATGTATTTCTGATCATGGCTGCCGGCGACTTCATTCAGATGGCCATCTGCATGCACCTGATTCGCGGCCACCTGCCGCGCAGCGGCGAGACCGGAGAAGCGGACAGCAGTGCGGGTGAGACGCCAGCCGGCAGTGGGCAGCGTAGCCTGCTGGCGATCTACCGGCTGTGCGTGGTGATGTTGCTGTTCTACTTCGTCGCCTACGTCACCCGGCCATTCTTCGCCGTGTACTGGCAGCAAGTGGCGAGCTGGAACAGCGAGCTGATGGCCGGTTTCGTGTATTCGCTGCCGGGCGCCGTGGCGGTGTTCGCGCTGTGGTGGAGCAGGCGTTCGACGGTCAAGGGGGCGACCCGTGATGGCATCTTCGCCGGTCTGCTACTGGGGGCGGCTGCGACCTTCATTCAGGGTTTCGACAACCAGTGGCTGATTCTGCTGGGGCGCGTGCTGTTCGGCTGGGCGTTGTATCAGGTCACGGTCCGTCTGGATGCCTTGCTGTTCGAATTGAGCACGCCGGAGAACTACGGCGTGGACTTCAGCAAGATCAATATCTTCCAGTGCCTGGGCACCATGGGGGCATCCTACGGCGCCGGCCTGCTGGTCAGCCATTACGGTCAGCACATGCCATTCTGGGTGGGGGCGCTTGGCTTGCTGATCACCGCTGCAGTGTTTCCGCTGCTGATCAAGGCGGGGCCAACGGCGGGCTCTTCGCGCGAATGATAATCTGGTGCATTAGCGTTGGGCGTGGTTAAATTCGTGTCTTGCACCAGCGCCACGCTGCCGCGCCGATGCCAGCCGTCACGAATCATTCCGGGGCCGACCTGCGATGTACCAGGCCAACGCCGATCTTCTGCACCTTATCGAGGTGACCGCACGTACCCTGCCGGGGCTTTCCGGACGGGTGGGTTCGAGTGGCCGCGACGAGCTTGCCTGCGGAGCCTCCGATAACCCCGCACGCATTGCTGCGCTCTACCAACACTGGCAGCTCGCCTGTCCCGAAGCCGGGCCGCATTACTGGAACACCCGCACCTGGACGCTGCTGATCTGGCAGCCGATCTACCTGAGCCTGCTTGGCGTGCATCTGGCCGGCCGCGTGCCTTGTCTGAACGACATGGGGCAGTCCGTGTGCGACGGTGTGGTGTCGGGCTTCTGCCTGCCCGAGCACTGCCCGCGGCAGGCCAGCCAGGATGCCCTGATCGATTTCGCTGCCGGGCAACTGCAGCAACTGGTGGCGCGCCAGTTGCAGGAGTACAACGCGGTGGCCGCCATGCATCAGAAGATGGCGCGCCGCCTCGAAGCCGACTACGTGCTGGCGGCGCTGCTGCTGATCCAGCGTCAGCAGGCGCTGAGCAATGCCCAGTTGCACCAACTGGAACGGCGCTGGCTGGAGGCCCTCGATCTGCAGGGCGACAGCACGCTGATCGACGTCCGCCTGGACGACGGCCGCGAACGTCTGGCCCTGGGCCGCAAGGTGTGCTGCCAGCACTTCCGCCGCGCCGATGGCCAGCTATGTAGTACCTGTCCGAAACTCAAACAGGAGGAGCGCCTGGCGCGCCTGCGTCAGGAGCTGAGTCTCGAATGCTGCGAATGAATGATATCGAGGTCCGCCGCGACGGTCGCCTGACCCTGGCGCTGGACGAGCTGCAACTGGCCGGCGACCAGTTCACCGTGATCCTCGGGCACAACGGCTCGGGCAAATCGACGCTGATGAACCTGATCGCCCGGCAGTTGCAGCCCGACACCGGTACGCTGCAGCTCGACGGCAAGCCATTGGCCAGTTTCAGTCAACGTGAGTTCGCCCGTCGGGTGGCCTTCCTGCCGCAACGCCTGCCGGATGTGGCCGGGCTCACCGTACGCGAACTGGTGCGCCTCGGGCGCTTTCCATGGCGTGGTCTGCTTGGCCGCTGGCAAGCCGAGGATCAACGGATGATCGAACGGGCCATGGCGCAGACCGATGTCGAACAGTACGCCGATCACCTCGCCGATACCCTGTCCGGCGGCGAACGGCAGCGGGCCTGGATCGCCATGCTGCTGGCCCAGCAGTCACCGCTGATCCTGCTCGATGAGCCCACCTCGGCGCTGGATCTGGCCCATCAGTACGAACTGATGACGCTGCTGCGCGAGCTCAATCTGGCGACTGGCCGCGGTATCGTCGCCATCCTCCATGACATCAATCTGACTGCCCGCTATGCCGACCGTATCGTCGCGCTCAAGCAGGGGCGGGTGTTCTTCGATGGTTCCCCGGAGGAACTGCTGAACAACCCGCTGCTCAGCCAGCTTTACGACATCGACATCGAACTGATCGAGCAGCCTGGTAGCGCCCGCAAGATCGCCGTGGTGGCCTGAGCATGGGCGTCAGCGAAGCGCGGCAGAACGCGTTATCCAGGGCGTCCGGCAGGCAAGCGCTGCGCTATGGCCTGACCCTCGGCCTGCTGCTGGTGCTGATGGTGGTGCACCTGCAATTGAGCACTGCATTGCCG encodes:
- a CDS encoding bifunctional hydroxymethylpyrimidine kinase/phosphomethylpyrimidine kinase, yielding MIDFGLPDYERSSARLAPSRPVVLCLSGHDPSGGAGLQADIEALLAQSCHAAPAVTALTVQDTVDVSDFRVLDRDWVLAQANAVIADMPVAAVKLGMLGSVEMVETVLMIMDKLPGVPLVCDPVLRAGGGGALGKDEVGFAMRERLFAVSTIATPNLPEARILADLPDGTADECANRLLPHIRHLLITGGHGDESDVVHNRLYLRDGSQHTFTCPRLPGSYHGSGCTLASTLAGRIALGQDLISAVETALDYTWRTLRDAERPGRGQYVPRRLPLDFC
- the thiE gene encoding thiamine phosphate synthase, coding for MRLRGLYAITDSQLLAGGKLLPYVEAALAGGARVLQYRDKSGDEARRLREAEALRSLCERYGAALIINDDAELAARLGVGLHLGQEDGSLAVARALLGRQAIIGGTCHARLELAEQAAREGASYVAFGRFFNSHTKPGAPAATAELLASAKARVQLPIVAIGGIDLHNAAPLIERGASMLAVIHALFAADSAAEVERRARAFSALFQPA
- a CDS encoding MFS transporter, which produces MNLRFYLIAMTALAVVTDNLIIPFYPQYFAERFDNPPPEHVGLYLAAISLTVMAVFPLWARLARRVHPVRILIGAQFMAGTLTAALTFIDSLPLFWVVSLLMIVFKGSYLLMYPYVMSLQQHDSHTQTIGTLSVVVHFGAILGAAAGGLVLQVLAIGDVFLIMAAGDFIQMAICMHLIRGHLPRSGETGEADSSAGETPAGSGQRSLLAIYRLCVVMLLFYFVAYVTRPFFAVYWQQVASWNSELMAGFVYSLPGAVAVFALWWSRRSTVKGATRDGIFAGLLLGAAATFIQGFDNQWLILLGRVLFGWALYQVTVRLDALLFELSTPENYGVDFSKINIFQCLGTMGASYGAGLLVSHYGQHMPFWVGALGLLITAAVFPLLIKAGPTAGSSRE
- a CDS encoding ABC transporter ATP-binding protein, whose amino-acid sequence is MLRMNDIEVRRDGRLTLALDELQLAGDQFTVILGHNGSGKSTLMNLIARQLQPDTGTLQLDGKPLASFSQREFARRVAFLPQRLPDVAGLTVRELVRLGRFPWRGLLGRWQAEDQRMIERAMAQTDVEQYADHLADTLSGGERQRAWIAMLLAQQSPLILLDEPTSALDLAHQYELMTLLRELNLATGRGIVAILHDINLTARYADRIVALKQGRVFFDGSPEELLNNPLLSQLYDIDIELIEQPGSARKIAVVA
- the hemL gene encoding glutamate-1-semialdehyde 2,1-aminomutase gives rise to the protein MSRSEILFANAQKHIPGGVNSPVRAFRSVGGTPLFFKHAEGAYVTDEDDKRYVDYVGSWGPMILGHSHPEVIDAVRRQLDHGLSYGAPTAMETEMADLVCALVPSMEMVRMVSSGTEATMSAIRLARGYTGRDSIIKFEGCYHGHSDSLLVKAGSGALTQGVPNSAGVPAAFAKHTLTLPFNDIDAVADMLGKVGSEVACIIVEPVAGNMNCVPPAPGFLEGLRSLCDKHGVVLIFDEVMTGFRVSLGGAQAHYGVTPDLSTFGKIIGGGMPVGCFGGKRAIMERIAPLGPVYQAGTLSGNPLAMAAGLTTLKLISRPGFHAELSDYTSTLLQGLQDRADAAAIPFVTTQAGGMFGLYFSGADDIVTFDDVMASDAERFKRFFHLMLEGGVYLAPSAFEAGFTSIAHGEAELKLTLDAAERAFANLKQA
- a CDS encoding siderophore ferric iron reductase: MYQANADLLHLIEVTARTLPGLSGRVGSSGRDELACGASDNPARIAALYQHWQLACPEAGPHYWNTRTWTLLIWQPIYLSLLGVHLAGRVPCLNDMGQSVCDGVVSGFCLPEHCPRQASQDALIDFAAGQLQQLVARQLQEYNAVAAMHQKMARRLEADYVLAALLLIQRQQALSNAQLHQLERRWLEALDLQGDSTLIDVRLDDGRERLALGRKVCCQHFRRADGQLCSTCPKLKQEERLARLRQELSLECCE